In Vibrio syngnathi, the following proteins share a genomic window:
- the yciH gene encoding stress response translation initiation inhibitor YciH: MSLVYSTETGRIKPEEEKVQRPKGDGIVRIQKETKGRKGKGVSIVTGLDLDDAPLKLMAAELKKVCGCGGSAKDGNIEIQGDARDKLKAHLEKKGYKVKFAGG; this comes from the coding sequence ATGAGCCTAGTATATTCAACTGAAACAGGTCGTATTAAACCTGAAGAAGAGAAAGTCCAGCGCCCTAAAGGTGATGGTATTGTTCGAATCCAAAAAGAAACCAAAGGCCGTAAAGGCAAAGGCGTTTCTATCGTAACAGGCTTAGACCTAGATGACGCACCATTAAAGTTAATGGCGGCAGAACTAAAAAAAGTATGTGGCTGTGGCGGCTCAGCAAAAGATGGTAACATCGAGATTCAAGGCGACGCTCGTGACAAGCTCAAAGCGCATCTTGAAAAGAAAGGCTACAAAGTTAAATTTGCTGGCGGTTAA
- a CDS encoding SPOR domain-containing protein, giving the protein MKKLAIVTLPLLLAACVSDNYVTNVTSDSYQEEFKTAKVEAPVVSQSEQTAVVEENVVNVVRTAPVEQKITHTTRAKPVATITAPTKKQQDMNQRFGYTVQVVAVGSQAKVDSFVKMLPTTSQPIWENYKMVNGTKWFTVLYGDYATRLDAKKAISSLPASFQNLKPFVKSIDDIKNSEYPTLNKLN; this is encoded by the coding sequence ATGAAAAAACTTGCAATTGTGACTTTGCCACTGCTCTTGGCTGCATGTGTATCTGACAACTACGTTACCAACGTAACGTCAGATAGTTATCAAGAAGAGTTCAAAACGGCTAAAGTTGAAGCTCCTGTTGTATCTCAATCTGAGCAAACTGCCGTTGTTGAAGAGAACGTGGTTAACGTTGTCAGAACCGCACCTGTAGAACAAAAAATCACTCACACGACTAGAGCTAAGCCGGTTGCGACAATCACAGCTCCAACCAAGAAGCAACAAGACATGAACCAGCGCTTTGGTTACACAGTTCAAGTTGTGGCTGTTGGCAGCCAAGCCAAAGTCGATTCTTTTGTGAAAATGCTACCAACGACTTCCCAGCCAATTTGGGAAAACTACAAAATGGTTAACGGTACCAAGTGGTTCACTGTACTTTACGGTGACTACGCGACACGCTTAGATGCTAAAAAGGCGATTTCCTCTCTGCCTGCCAGCTTTCAAAACTTGAAGCCATTCGTAAAAAGCATTGATGACATCAAGAACTCTGAATACCCAACGCTTAACAAGTTAAACTAA
- a CDS encoding ISNCY family transposase — protein sequence MSEKDIYRFKVLTDVREKRLRQVDAAVILNLSARHIRRLMNRLRKYGASGLAHRARGKPSNHRYSSDYRNAVLSLVRENYSDFSPTLAQEKLSELHNLPVSNETLRQWMIADGLWLPHAQRKPRVYQPRYRRDCLGELILIDGSHHDWFEGRSDKCCLLVFIDDATGRLMNLRFSETESAFDYMLATREYLNEHGKPIAFYSDKHSIFRVNQEKHKQVGQTQYGRVLKELAIELICANSSQAKGRVERANLTLQDRLVKEMRLQGINTIEQANTWLPYFIADFNHRFAKPAQYPKDMHRPVRESKQELDDIFSWQESRKLSKSLTFQYDKVIYLIEPTEENSRLTHETVKVLDYPNGEIAIQYGHRKLEFKTFDKLEHVQQTQIVDNKRLGQVLKFAQQQQQEFEQQQQRTRSKKAPKRRAQQRALQTAPRTINPVLTEPFKASSQKT from the coding sequence ATGAGTGAAAAAGATATTTATCGATTTAAGGTTCTGACTGACGTACGTGAAAAACGACTACGCCAAGTTGACGCTGCTGTCATTTTGAATCTATCTGCGCGTCATATCCGGCGTTTGATGAACCGACTTCGTAAATACGGCGCAAGCGGATTGGCTCATCGCGCTCGCGGTAAGCCTAGCAACCATAGGTATTCCAGTGATTATCGAAACGCGGTGTTAAGCCTTGTCCGCGAAAACTACAGCGACTTTTCACCAACACTCGCTCAAGAAAAATTATCTGAGCTGCACAACTTACCCGTATCAAACGAAACTTTACGTCAATGGATGATCGCCGACGGACTGTGGCTTCCACATGCACAACGAAAACCTCGAGTCTATCAGCCACGTTACCGTCGTGATTGCTTGGGTGAACTTATCCTAATTGACGGCTCCCATCATGACTGGTTTGAAGGCCGCAGCGACAAATGCTGCCTATTGGTGTTCATTGACGATGCGACTGGCCGCTTGATGAACCTCAGATTCAGCGAAACGGAATCCGCGTTTGACTACATGTTGGCGACGCGTGAATACCTCAATGAGCACGGTAAACCCATCGCATTTTACAGCGACAAACACTCCATATTTCGAGTGAATCAGGAGAAACACAAACAAGTTGGCCAAACCCAATACGGGCGAGTGCTGAAAGAGCTGGCGATAGAACTCATTTGTGCCAACAGCTCCCAAGCCAAAGGCCGTGTTGAGCGAGCCAATCTCACGTTGCAAGACCGGCTGGTTAAAGAGATGCGCTTACAAGGCATCAACACCATCGAGCAAGCCAACACCTGGCTTCCCTACTTCATCGCCGATTTTAACCACCGCTTTGCTAAGCCCGCTCAATACCCAAAAGACATGCATCGCCCGGTTCGAGAGTCCAAGCAAGAACTCGACGATATTTTCAGTTGGCAAGAAAGCCGCAAGCTATCAAAATCGCTGACATTTCAATACGATAAAGTGATTTACCTCATTGAGCCCACCGAAGAAAACAGCCGATTAACGCACGAAACCGTGAAGGTACTCGACTACCCAAACGGTGAAATCGCCATCCAATACGGGCATCGAAAACTCGAATTCAAAACCTTCGACAAACTCGAGCACGTTCAACAAACCCAAATCGTCGACAACAAACGCCTCGGCCAAGTTTTAAAATTTGCTCAGCAACAACAACAAGAATTCGAACAACAACAGCAACGAACCCGGAGTAAGAAAGCGCCCAAGCGCCGTGCACAACAAAGAGCCTTACAAACCGCCCCTCGAACCATCAACCCTGTCCTCACTGAACCCTTCAAAGCCTCCAGTCAAAAGACCTAA
- a CDS encoding DUF3319 domain-containing protein, whose translation MANSVYRGVPLQSADANNTVWRAKLKNNIIQGNLPAVKKSIDWWIDTATLIDPKEFTALNRSRASGGGLTENFHGYQIKNDTGEPNAWYCMFNGRLIKGGKIAIQRHIEAFLLAKQKAAQQKK comes from the coding sequence ATGGCGAATTCAGTTTACCGAGGCGTTCCTCTACAATCAGCGGATGCAAACAACACCGTTTGGCGTGCCAAGCTAAAAAACAACATTATTCAAGGCAATTTACCTGCTGTGAAAAAGAGTATTGATTGGTGGATTGATACTGCGACCCTTATTGACCCGAAAGAGTTCACAGCGTTAAACAGGTCGAGAGCGTCTGGTGGCGGCTTAACTGAAAACTTCCATGGTTACCAAATAAAAAATGATACCGGTGAGCCTAACGCTTGGTATTGCATGTTTAACGGGCGCCTAATCAAAGGTGGCAAGATTGCAATCCAGCGTCATATAGAGGCTTTCTTACTCGCAAAACAAAAAGCAGCACAGCAAAAGAAGTAA
- a CDS encoding tyrosine-type recombinase/integrase, with amino-acid sequence MRKKVPILTDSVTINSFVEKLNSHATIEIIDELTGYQYSRNSLLGIYSDWNRYHAFCTKNRINTLPASITAVRRFLETESSERKFASLKRYTATLSMLHTVFSFSNPIKHRQVRFTLLHLQARMAGDAKQTNAMTSTHLTELNTLLSHEKSSLKEIRDIAIYNVMFECALKRSELKTLLMDNVDSVENDYQITIKDSVYRLSRVASAALERWFSFTGTQDELPVFRAIDKHENISLQPLDDSSIYRILRRASDLLQLADNHHFSGNSIRVGAAQELSKQGLKVREIQDFGRWLSPAMPAQYVGYSGTSESEKMKFKALIPWQ; translated from the coding sequence TTGAGAAAAAAAGTCCCGATTTTAACCGACTCTGTGACAATTAATTCATTTGTTGAAAAATTAAACAGCCACGCGACAATTGAAATTATAGATGAGTTAACAGGATATCAGTACTCTCGAAACTCCTTGTTGGGTATCTACAGTGATTGGAATCGCTACCACGCGTTTTGTACTAAAAATCGTATCAACACACTCCCTGCATCCATCACTGCTGTTCGGCGTTTTCTTGAGACTGAATCCAGTGAAAGAAAATTCGCGTCTTTGAAACGTTACACTGCAACACTTAGCATGTTACATACTGTGTTTAGCTTTTCCAACCCAATCAAGCATAGGCAAGTTCGCTTTACCCTGCTCCACTTGCAAGCCAGGATGGCTGGTGATGCGAAACAAACCAATGCGATGACATCCACACACCTCACAGAGTTAAACACGTTACTTTCCCATGAGAAATCGAGCTTAAAAGAGATCCGAGATATCGCGATTTATAATGTGATGTTCGAGTGTGCTTTAAAGCGATCAGAACTAAAGACGTTGTTGATGGATAATGTGGATAGCGTTGAGAATGATTACCAGATCACAATAAAAGATTCAGTGTATAGGCTGTCGCGAGTAGCAAGCGCCGCACTTGAACGTTGGTTTTCGTTTACTGGAACACAAGACGAGTTGCCTGTGTTTCGTGCGATAGATAAACATGAAAATATCAGTCTACAACCTTTAGATGATTCGTCGATCTACAGAATATTGAGAAGAGCAAGTGACTTACTTCAATTGGCTGACAACCACCACTTCTCCGGGAACTCTATTCGTGTAGGTGCTGCTCAAGAACTGTCGAAACAAGGCCTTAAAGTGAGAGAAATCCAAGATTTTGGTCGTTGGCTCAGCCCTGCAATGCCTGCGCAATATGTGGGTTATTCGGGTACATCTGAGAGTGAGAAGATGAAGTTTAAAGCACTAATCCCTTGGCAATAA
- a CDS encoding ATP-dependent nuclease, giving the protein MKIESIRVKNFRSFKDETILLDDYSCFVGSNGAGKSTVMNALNVFFRQFRDSKTDLSKLSKEDFHHKNTQLPIEITVTFNSLSAEAKSDLADYVRQGKLIVTAKAEYDPATERADVKQYGNRMVISGFSAWFDANKQKAKVPELKAIYQNLKNTFSGLADVKTKGDMEVALHDYEAKNPQLCTLVPSEDQFYGASKGANKIAPYLEWVFVSASKDFSEEAEQTKGSALDQLLNRVLGTKVTFKDKVSQLKEEYRVSYKKMLEEEQPALQEISDSLGIKLRKWSNPDASAQIVWNEDPEKSVKIEEPKALVVISEKGFEGELSRFGHGMQRSYLLSVLQELSDANTAKSPTLVIAVEEPELYQHPPQARYLAQLLQELDDSQVMVCTHSPYFIPVERFEYLRVVREEGVPCESKVKSVTYKKLSDTLHGSGQVLLRETGMLAKLYPNLKPEINEMFFCKKLILVEGIEDVAYIRTYIELMGKTDEFRLGGFHIIPVGGKSELLKPIALAKHLGIDVYVVCDADTNKTVEGEVVKHKKDNASILHLLGHDKALHWSEETHRFSNLTMWTHNITVTIGPEFGPKWKGFEDKAAAHYGNAKGLKKNPLAVSKALIEAWDSGCRSQELQNLVYRILQLGTEVEVKMDSAIEEPTTV; this is encoded by the coding sequence TGAATGCACTTAACGTTTTCTTTCGTCAATTCCGCGATTCTAAAACGGACTTGAGCAAGCTCTCTAAAGAAGATTTCCACCATAAAAATACCCAGTTACCTATTGAAATCACAGTTACTTTCAATTCATTATCAGCAGAAGCGAAATCTGACTTAGCGGATTACGTTAGGCAGGGTAAGCTAATTGTCACAGCAAAAGCTGAATATGACCCAGCTACTGAGCGCGCTGATGTGAAGCAATATGGTAACCGAATGGTTATATCTGGTTTCAGTGCTTGGTTCGATGCAAACAAGCAGAAAGCAAAAGTTCCCGAGCTCAAGGCTATTTATCAAAATTTGAAAAATACGTTTTCAGGCTTGGCTGACGTAAAAACCAAAGGTGATATGGAAGTCGCTCTCCATGACTATGAAGCTAAAAATCCGCAGTTGTGCACTTTGGTTCCAAGTGAGGACCAGTTTTATGGAGCAAGTAAAGGCGCCAATAAAATCGCTCCATACCTAGAGTGGGTTTTTGTTTCGGCATCGAAAGACTTTTCAGAAGAAGCTGAACAAACGAAAGGCTCTGCACTTGATCAACTCTTGAACCGTGTTCTTGGTACAAAAGTAACGTTTAAAGACAAAGTCAGCCAATTGAAAGAAGAGTACAGAGTTTCTTATAAAAAGATGCTCGAAGAAGAGCAACCTGCGCTACAAGAAATATCAGATTCACTAGGAATTAAGCTCAGAAAGTGGTCAAACCCAGACGCAAGTGCTCAAATTGTATGGAATGAAGACCCAGAAAAGTCAGTGAAAATTGAAGAACCTAAAGCTCTGGTGGTGATAAGTGAGAAAGGATTTGAGGGCGAATTATCAAGATTTGGACATGGCATGCAACGTTCCTATCTGCTTAGCGTACTTCAAGAGTTGTCAGACGCTAATACCGCGAAATCACCGACACTAGTAATTGCAGTTGAGGAGCCCGAGCTATACCAACATCCGCCTCAAGCAAGATACTTAGCTCAGCTATTACAAGAATTGGATGATTCCCAAGTAATGGTTTGCACCCACAGCCCGTACTTTATTCCTGTCGAACGTTTTGAGTACTTAAGGGTCGTTCGTGAAGAGGGGGTACCTTGCGAATCAAAAGTCAAAAGCGTCACCTATAAGAAACTATCAGATACCCTACATGGTTCAGGGCAAGTTTTGCTAAGAGAAACTGGGATGTTAGCCAAGCTTTACCCTAACTTAAAGCCAGAAATCAATGAGATGTTCTTTTGTAAGAAACTAATCCTCGTTGAGGGAATTGAAGATGTTGCTTACATTCGTACGTATATAGAGCTGATGGGAAAAACAGATGAATTTAGGCTTGGTGGCTTCCATATAATTCCAGTTGGGGGTAAAAGTGAATTGCTTAAACCAATTGCTTTGGCTAAACATCTTGGTATTGATGTATATGTGGTTTGTGATGCTGACACAAACAAAACAGTAGAAGGTGAAGTGGTTAAGCATAAGAAAGATAACGCATCAATTCTCCATTTGCTAGGTCATGATAAAGCTTTACATTGGTCGGAAGAAACACATCGATTCAGCAATCTGACAATGTGGACACATAATATCACAGTAACAATTGGCCCAGAATTTGGACCAAAATGGAAAGGTTTTGAAGATAAAGCAGCAGCACATTATGGTAACGCAAAAGGATTGAAGAAAAACCCTTTAGCCGTATCTAAAGCTTTGATTGAAGCATGGGATAGCGGCTGCCGTTCACAAGAGTTGCAAAATCTCGTATATCGCATACTTCAACTTGGAACTGAAGTCGAAGTTAAAATGGACAGTGCTATTGAAGAGCCAACAACAGTGTAA
- a CDS encoding bifunctional acetate--CoA ligase family protein/GNAT family N-acetyltransferase codes for MNHLDPLLKPRSIAVVGASQRETRAGYIVMNNLLHGDFKGAVMPVTPKYDSVAGVLSYKNILSLPIVPDLAILCTNATRNVTIFEELAKKGIASVIVLSSDMQQQSDNGETFDERCIAIAKANNIRVLGSNSLGVILPWLNLNASFSPVTALPGKIAFVSQSAAVCTTILDWANDKEIGFSAFISIGNGSDIEFSELLDYLSTDSHTEAILLYVDSIKDARRFISAARAASRNRRILVLKGGRTAKGRAAAMLHTGGADTLDIIYDSAIRRSGMLRVKNLHELFAAVETLTHSVPLRGERLAIVTNGGGPAIMAVDTLFDRGGKLAEFSEDTLDKLNKVLPLSWSQSNPIDIVGDAGEQRYIDTINILLDGDEADAILIMHSPSAIAHSAKTAERIIEAIKKHPRHKRFNILTNWSGELTAKPARKLFTEAGFPTYRTPESSVVAFMHLVEYRRNQRQLMETPTTAEKVHIEDLADAKNWIDRQLLDKNTVSLDTHQNSQFFKHFNLDVLPTWIASDPSEAVHIAETIGYPVAVKLRSPDISHKSDVQGVMLNLRNSSEVANAAQAILDRSQLSFPTAHIHGLLIQGMAKLAGGQELRVKVTTDETFGPIILLGQGGSEWDESIDAAAAFPPLNMTLARYLIIRAIKSGKIRLQKLPNPIDIEGLSELLVRISQMVVDCPEIHDLDIHPVLANGDKFTILDADIILKAYQGDPQERLAIRPYPVELEENIVLKDGTEVLLRPILPEDEPLHADFIHRVSKEDLYKRFFSDVGEFNHEALANFTQIDFDREIAFVVVRKEQGVPAIIGVSRALINPENTDAEFAILIRSDLKGVGLGRILMTKVIDYCRSKQTKQMSGMTMPTNRGMLTLAQKLGFELDISFEDGTADMVLPLL; via the coding sequence ATGAATCATCTTGATCCCCTACTTAAACCCCGTTCAATCGCTGTTGTTGGTGCTTCTCAACGAGAAACGCGTGCAGGATATATCGTCATGAACAATTTGTTACACGGGGATTTTAAAGGTGCGGTGATGCCGGTAACACCAAAATACGATTCTGTGGCGGGCGTGCTCTCTTACAAAAACATTCTGTCGCTACCTATTGTTCCTGACCTTGCTATTCTGTGTACCAACGCGACACGCAATGTGACCATTTTTGAAGAGTTAGCCAAGAAAGGCATCGCTTCTGTCATTGTACTCTCCTCCGACATGCAACAGCAAAGTGATAATGGTGAGACGTTTGATGAGAGATGTATTGCAATAGCCAAAGCAAACAATATCCGGGTGCTTGGTTCCAATAGCTTGGGAGTTATTCTTCCGTGGTTAAACTTGAATGCCTCTTTCTCTCCGGTGACGGCGCTGCCAGGTAAAATTGCCTTTGTTTCTCAATCCGCAGCAGTGTGTACCACGATTCTAGATTGGGCGAACGATAAAGAGATCGGCTTCTCTGCGTTTATCTCGATAGGTAATGGCAGTGACATCGAATTCTCGGAGCTGTTGGATTATCTGAGTACCGACTCTCACACCGAAGCAATATTGCTTTATGTCGATAGTATTAAAGATGCGAGGCGCTTTATCTCTGCGGCGCGTGCTGCATCACGGAACCGACGAATTCTGGTACTAAAAGGCGGGCGAACCGCTAAAGGTCGGGCGGCAGCAATGCTACATACTGGCGGTGCCGATACGTTAGATATTATCTATGACTCAGCGATCCGACGCAGCGGCATGTTACGAGTTAAGAACTTACATGAACTGTTTGCAGCGGTAGAGACTCTGACTCATTCAGTGCCATTACGTGGAGAGCGCTTGGCTATTGTGACCAACGGTGGCGGCCCTGCGATCATGGCGGTGGATACCCTTTTTGACCGTGGTGGTAAGCTTGCCGAGTTTTCTGAAGATACGCTAGATAAACTCAATAAGGTTTTGCCATTGAGTTGGTCTCAGAGTAATCCAATCGATATTGTGGGCGATGCCGGTGAGCAACGCTATATCGATACGATAAACATCTTGCTTGATGGTGATGAAGCGGATGCGATTCTTATCATGCACAGCCCTTCTGCGATCGCACATTCAGCTAAAACAGCTGAGCGAATTATTGAAGCCATTAAAAAGCATCCTCGCCATAAGCGATTTAACATCCTAACGAATTGGTCAGGCGAGCTAACAGCAAAGCCAGCACGAAAGTTGTTTACCGAAGCGGGCTTTCCTACCTATCGAACTCCTGAAAGTTCAGTGGTCGCATTCATGCACTTAGTCGAGTACAGACGTAACCAGCGTCAGTTAATGGAAACGCCAACCACGGCAGAAAAAGTCCATATTGAAGATCTAGCAGATGCAAAAAATTGGATAGATCGACAACTACTGGATAAAAACACAGTTAGCCTTGATACCCATCAAAACAGCCAATTTTTTAAGCACTTTAACCTAGATGTATTACCAACTTGGATAGCTTCTGACCCAAGTGAAGCGGTACATATTGCTGAAACGATTGGTTACCCAGTCGCAGTTAAACTACGCTCGCCAGACATTTCACATAAGTCGGACGTGCAAGGAGTCATGCTCAATTTAAGAAACAGCAGTGAAGTTGCGAATGCCGCTCAGGCGATTCTCGATCGATCTCAATTGTCGTTTCCAACCGCTCATATCCATGGATTGTTGATTCAAGGTATGGCCAAGCTCGCGGGCGGCCAAGAGTTGCGTGTTAAGGTCACAACGGACGAAACCTTTGGCCCTATCATTTTACTTGGTCAAGGCGGTTCGGAATGGGACGAATCCATTGACGCTGCTGCAGCCTTTCCACCACTCAATATGACACTGGCACGTTACTTGATCATTCGGGCGATAAAAAGTGGCAAGATTCGTCTGCAAAAACTGCCTAACCCGATTGATATTGAAGGGCTCTCTGAGTTGCTGGTTCGTATATCGCAAATGGTAGTAGATTGCCCTGAAATACATGATTTGGATATCCATCCAGTACTGGCCAACGGTGACAAGTTCACGATACTAGATGCCGATATCATCTTGAAAGCGTACCAAGGCGATCCACAAGAACGTCTTGCGATTCGCCCTTATCCCGTCGAGCTTGAAGAGAATATCGTACTCAAGGACGGCACCGAAGTGTTGCTACGCCCCATTCTTCCTGAAGATGAACCGCTTCATGCTGACTTTATTCATCGTGTATCTAAAGAAGACCTTTACAAACGTTTCTTTAGTGATGTTGGTGAATTCAATCATGAGGCGTTAGCTAACTTTACTCAGATTGACTTTGATAGAGAAATTGCGTTTGTGGTGGTTAGAAAGGAACAAGGTGTGCCCGCAATTATTGGCGTATCGAGAGCGCTGATTAACCCAGAGAACACCGATGCAGAGTTCGCGATTCTGATACGTTCCGATCTGAAAGGTGTCGGATTAGGTCGCATTCTGATGACTAAAGTTATTGACTACTGTCGTTCAAAGCAGACCAAGCAGATGTCGGGCATGACGATGCCAACGAATAGAGGGATGCTGACACTAGCTCAAAAGTTGGGCTTTGAGCTAGATATCAGTTTTGAAGACGGCACTGCAGATATGGTGTTACCGTTACTTTAA
- a CDS encoding D-alanine--D-alanine ligase: MNTTNILLLCGGGSSEHEVSIVSANYLFEQLNSVADFNVVRVEIKNEGWCLDSGELVYLDINDQTLRGDNLESKVDFIVPCIHGFPGETGDIQSLFEMAKIPYLGCGSEASNNSFNKITSKLWYDALGIPNTPYLFLSDNTEQAHEQATQAFESWGKVFVKAARQGSSVGCYQVNQVEDLSEAINKAFTFSDQVLIEKSVVPRELEVAAYEIDGELQISKPGEVIAPNGAFYSYEEKYSADSHSITEVEATNLTDEQRELITDSARKVFTQMKLRHLSRIDFFLTQDNEIYLNEVNTFPGMTPISMFPKMVEHDGHKFSQFLENCVRTSLA; encoded by the coding sequence ATGAACACCACAAACATCCTTCTACTTTGCGGCGGTGGATCTTCAGAGCATGAAGTGTCTATCGTTTCAGCCAATTACCTTTTTGAACAACTTAATAGCGTTGCAGATTTTAACGTTGTGAGAGTTGAAATTAAAAACGAAGGCTGGTGTCTTGATTCTGGTGAGTTGGTTTATCTTGATATTAACGATCAAACCTTACGTGGCGACAACTTAGAATCTAAAGTCGATTTCATTGTCCCTTGTATTCATGGTTTCCCTGGCGAAACAGGTGACATTCAATCACTGTTTGAAATGGCTAAGATTCCGTACCTAGGTTGTGGTTCTGAAGCAAGCAACAACAGCTTCAATAAAATCACATCAAAACTTTGGTACGACGCTCTGGGTATCCCAAATACGCCGTATCTGTTCTTGTCAGATAACACTGAACAAGCTCATGAGCAAGCAACACAAGCCTTTGAAAGTTGGGGGAAAGTGTTCGTCAAAGCGGCTCGTCAGGGATCTTCCGTTGGCTGCTACCAAGTCAATCAAGTAGAAGATTTAAGTGAAGCAATCAACAAGGCATTTACCTTTTCTGATCAAGTACTTATTGAGAAATCAGTGGTGCCAAGAGAGCTAGAAGTTGCCGCTTATGAAATCGATGGCGAGCTACAGATAAGTAAGCCAGGCGAGGTGATTGCACCTAATGGCGCATTTTACTCTTACGAAGAGAAGTACAGTGCAGACAGCCACTCAATTACTGAAGTTGAAGCAACTAACTTAACCGATGAACAACGTGAATTGATTACAGACAGCGCCCGCAAGGTATTCACACAGATGAAGCTTCGTCACTTGTCTCGTATCGATTTCTTCCTAACACAAGACAATGAGATCTACCTGAACGAAGTGAATACCTTCCCAGGTATGACGCCAATTTCCATGTTCCCAAAAATGGTTGAACATGATGGCCACAAATTCAGCCAGTTCTTAGAGAACTGCGTGAGAACGAGCCTTGCTTAG
- a CDS encoding LysR family transcriptional regulator encodes MHSPITLEALHILDAIDRRGSFAAAANEMDRAPSSLSYQIQKLEQDLDIMIFDRSGHRANFTEAGQLILEQGRIILGATEQLVNDASILANGWELDLTIAFDGIIPIANFFSLVDELGKISKTRVRLQEEILAGCWESLSDGRADLLVCPKVDTIPNDMKSDIIGKMEMVWVAAKEHYVHKRSGEFNQKARESYRVIAIADTARDQPALSINILEKQPRLTVTSFPAKVEALTAGLGIGTLPSSIAKPLIESDVLQQISGTEPQPIDIVMAWRRNKMGDAKSWCIQHLKKTWALK; translated from the coding sequence ATGCATAGTCCAATAACACTTGAAGCCTTACACATATTAGATGCTATTGATCGTCGTGGAAGTTTCGCGGCAGCGGCTAATGAAATGGACCGAGCACCTTCTTCATTGAGTTATCAAATCCAGAAGCTTGAACAAGACTTAGATATCATGATTTTTGATCGCTCAGGCCACCGTGCAAATTTCACGGAAGCGGGGCAGTTAATATTAGAGCAAGGAAGGATCATTCTTGGTGCCACTGAGCAGCTCGTTAATGACGCGAGTATTCTTGCTAATGGCTGGGAGTTGGATTTAACGATTGCCTTTGATGGCATTATTCCGATTGCTAATTTCTTCTCATTAGTCGATGAACTTGGAAAAATAAGTAAAACTCGAGTTCGATTACAAGAAGAAATTCTAGCTGGATGTTGGGAATCACTTTCAGATGGCCGCGCAGATTTATTGGTGTGCCCAAAGGTGGACACCATACCAAATGATATGAAAAGTGACATTATCGGCAAGATGGAAATGGTCTGGGTTGCGGCAAAAGAACATTATGTTCATAAGCGTTCTGGTGAGTTCAACCAAAAGGCGAGAGAAAGTTACAGGGTTATTGCCATTGCAGATACCGCTCGAGATCAACCTGCATTAAGCATCAATATTCTAGAAAAGCAGCCACGTTTGACCGTAACAAGCTTCCCAGCCAAGGTAGAGGCTCTAACTGCAGGATTAGGGATTGGGACCTTGCCGAGTAGTATTGCTAAACCTCTGATTGAATCTGACGTTCTACAACAGATTTCTGGTACCGAACCACAGCCTATCGACATCGTCATGGCTTGGCGCCGCAACAAAATGGGCGACGCCAAGTCTTGGTGTATTCAACATCTAAAAAAAACATGGGCGTTAAAGTAA